Within the Acidimicrobiales bacterium genome, the region CCGGGATGACTACCGGTGGGTCCTCATGGACTTCGGGGGGTTCGTGGTCCACCTGCTGGACGAGGAGGCCCGGGCCTTCTACGACCTGGAACGCCTGTGGTCGGACTGTCCCCGCCTGGAATGGCAGCCCGCCTGACCGATCAGCCTGGACGACGACGGTGGACGGTCACCGTTACCGCCCCCTCGTCGTCGACCTCGGTGCGAGCGTCGACCCCCCAGTGGCGGGCTATTAGTTCCGGGGTGAGGATCTCGGCCGGACGACCGTCGGCCACCAGCCGGCCGGCATCCAGGACGGCGATCCGGTCGGCGAACTGGCCGACCACCGATAGGTCGTGCAGCGAGCCGACCACGGTCAGGTCCCGTTCGGACCGGAGCTCGGCGACCAGTTCCAGTACCTCCAACTGGTGGCCGAGGTCCAGGAACGAGGTCGGCTCATCCAGCACCAGGACCGGTGTCTCCTGGACCAGGGCCCGGGCCACTACCACCCGCTGACGCTCTCCACCCGACAGCGAGTCCACGGCCCGGTCGCTGAACGGGGTGAGGTCCAGGCGGTTAAGGACTGCGGCGGTGGCGCGACGGTCGGTGGCGGAGGCCGAAAACCGGAGACCCTGGTGGGGGGATCGCCCGAGGAGGGCGTAGTCGAATACCTGCATGCCCGGTGGGATCACGGGATGCTGGGGAACCACGGCCAGAAGTCGGGCCCGGCTCCGCCCGGAGGGTTCCGAAGTTCTCACTGACCCGACCCGGACCGTCCCCGAATGTGCGACGGTGCCGGCCAGGACGCGCAGCAACGTGGTCTTACCAGCGCCGTTGGGGCCGACGACCGTAGTCCAGGACCCGGCGGCCACCTCCAGGTCTACGCAGTCGACAACCGTCCGACCTCCCAGGTCCACGGAGACCCCTGACCAGGACACGCCGATGGCCGTTGCCGGATTACTCATGAGGCCATCTGCCGACGGAGGATGACCAGGAAGAACGGGGCCCCGACGAAGGCGGTGATGACGCCGATAGGGAGCTCGGCCGGGGCCTGGACGGTCCGGGCCACCACGTCGGCTAGGGCAAGGAAGGCGCCACCGAACAGCAGGGACAGGGGGATGACCCGCCGATGGCTGGCGCCGGCCACCAGACGAACCGCGTGGGGAACGACAAGGCCGACAAATCCAATGAGTCCGCTAACTGCCACAGCGGCCGCCGCACCCAGCGATGCGACGGCCAGGATGGCCCGACGGGCGGCACGGGGTCGCAAGCCGAGCGTACTGGCCTCCTCGTCGCCTACGGCCAGGACGTCCAGGGGGCCGACGGCCAGCACTAGGCCGACCACACAGACCGCGGCGTAGGGGAGAAGTAGTCGCACCTCGGCCCATCCGGCGGTGGACAAGCGACCCAGGATCCACGCGAAGACCTGCTGAAGAGTCTCGGAGTTCTGCTGCTGGACGAAGGTCTGGATGGCCGTGAAGAAGTTGGCTACAGCCACCCCGGCCAGGATGAGGGTGGTTGGTGAGCCGACCCGACCTCGACGGACGCTCAAGGTACCGGCTGCCGTGACGGCCATCAGGGCCCCGGCGAAGGCGACCAGTGGGACGGGGTCGACACCAAGGACCTCCCGGAGCTCGGCCACGATGGCGATGGTGGCGCCCAGGCCCGCCCCGGCAGCAATTCCTAGCAGGTAGGGATCAGCCAGCGGGTTCCGAAAAACACCCTGGTAGGCAGCCCCAGATCCAGCTAGCAGCGCTCCCACCAGTAGACCCAGGACCACCCGGGGTGCCCGGAGGTCCCAGACAATGGCCCGGTCGGCGGCCGACAGGGATGAGTCGACCTCCAGAAGAGGCAACCGGTCAAGAAGTTCCCGGATTACTTGTCCGAGGGGAATGGCTACCGGTCCGGTGGCCACACCGATCACAGCCGAGACCAGGACGGCACCAACCCCGGCCAGGAGCCAGCGAATCCCGAGGAGCGACCGTCCGTCACCCTCGGGGTTTAGCCGGCCTGCCTTGGAGG harbors:
- a CDS encoding ABC transporter ATP-binding protein, whose translation is MSNPATAIGVSWSGVSVDLGGRTVVDCVDLEVAAGSWTTVVGPNGAGKTTLLRVLAGTVAHSGTVRVGSVRTSEPSGRSRARLLAVVPQHPVIPPGMQVFDYALLGRSPHQGLRFSASATDRRATAAVLNRLDLTPFSDRAVDSLSGGERQRVVVARALVQETPVLVLDEPTSFLDLGHQLEVLELVAELRSERDLTVVGSLHDLSVVGQFADRIAVLDAGRLVADGRPAEILTPELIARHWGVDARTEVDDEGAVTVTVHRRRPG
- a CDS encoding iron ABC transporter permease — protein: MTSKAGRLNPEGDGRSLLGIRWLLAGVGAVLVSAVIGVATGPVAIPLGQVIRELLDRLPLLEVDSSLSAADRAIVWDLRAPRVVLGLLVGALLAGSGAAYQGVFRNPLADPYLLGIAAGAGLGATIAIVAELREVLGVDPVPLVAFAGALMAVTAAGTLSVRRGRVGSPTTLILAGVAVANFFTAIQTFVQQQNSETLQQVFAWILGRLSTAGWAEVRLLLPYAAVCVVGLVLAVGPLDVLAVGDEEASTLGLRPRAARRAILAVASLGAAAAVAVSGLIGFVGLVVPHAVRLVAGASHRRVIPLSLLFGGAFLALADVVARTVQAPAELPIGVITAFVGAPFFLVILRRQMAS